Below is a genomic region from Macaca thibetana thibetana isolate TM-01 chromosome 1, ASM2454274v1, whole genome shotgun sequence.
gtagttGGTActataggcttgtgccaccacacccagctagtttttgtatttttttgtggggacggggtttcaccatgttgcccaagctggtcttgagctcaagcgatctgcctgcctgggcctaccaaagtgctaggatgactggcatgagctaccatgcctggcccagaatagTATACTGAACGCCCGTTTACTTGCCACACAGTTTCAATGATTATCAACTTATGGCCAGACTTGTTTATCTCTATTTACATCCACTCTCTGACTCCTTGATTATTTTAATGCAAGTTGCAGACCATAAATGATTTCATTCATAAGTATTTGAGTATGTGGCCCGGCTCCTGCCCACCTCTCCATCCCCATCTGGTGCCACTGCCCTTCTGGATTTCACTGGTATGGCGCAGGCAGGACTGGCTGATAAGTGCCCTGTCCCTCCCTTCTAGGACAATAACGGTGTGATTGGGCTGTTGGAGCCCATGAAGAAGAGCATGGTGCCAGTGCAGGTGCAGCTGGACGTGCCTGTGGTAAAGGTGGCCTCAGGTGGGTCTGGGGGTACTTGCTCGGGGCAGGACTTGGAGGACCTTGTTCTGGGGCTGGCCCAGCCTTGGGCCTTACAGATGTGGCCTGCATCCCTTACCTTTTCATCCTCAGGAAACGACCACTTGGTGATGCTGACAGCTGGTGGTGACCTCTACACCTTGGGCTGCGGGGAACAGGGCCAGCTAGGCCGTGTGCCTGAGTTATTTGCCAACCGTGGTGGCCGGCAAGGTCTTGGTAAGTGGCCTTGGTACCTCCAGCAGGGCAAATTGGCAGGCCACCCCCACAGTGAAGGCCAAAGGCGGGAAGGATTTGCTGTGGTCAGGCTTGCATCAGATGGACTTGTGATATTGGTTAAGACTTTGGAGACAGACTGCTCTGGTAGTTTTGCCACCTACTGTCTATGGGACTCTGAACATAGTTTCTTCATCATTAAGTCTACCTACCTATAAACCTACTTCATTAGGTTGCTCTgaagttaaatgagttaatgagaAGAATATCAGGCAGATGGTAAGTTCCATGTAAATGATACCTCTAATAACTGTGGGAATCTGAGCAAGGCACTTATATTCTCTtgatctcagtttctttttctataaaatagggatgagAGTCCCTACTTAGCCTGTCAAGGGCTTTTATAATGGAGGAGAATTAAACTTGGGGCAGAGGGAAGccgtgtgtgtctgtctgtcacTGACTGTGCCTTTCCCTCTGCCTGCAGAACGACTCCTGGTCCCCAAGTGTGTGATGCTGAAATCCAGGGGAAGCCGGGGCCACGTGAGATTCCAGGATGCCTTTTGTGGTGCCTATTTCACCTTTGCCATCTCCCACGAGGGCCACGTGTACGGCTTTGGCCTCTCCAACTACCATCAGCTTGGTGAGCCCTGAGCCCAGCTTCAGGCGTGATCCAGTAGCCTGCGTTCCTGTCCTGGCTCTACAACTCATTCATTGTGCATCCTTTGCGGGGTTGTCTAACCCCTCGAAATcacagttttgtcatctgtaaagtgaaaatGTCCATATCCTGATGGGAGGTGGCCTCACTGTGGGAGGGGATTGAGAAGGGCAGCTTTCAGAACACCTTCACCCCTGATGGCTCCGGCCTTTCCCCCAGGAACTCCGGGCACAGAATCTTGCTTCATACCCCAGAACCTAACATCCTTTAAGAATTCCACCAAGTCCTGGGTGGGCTTCTCTGGTGGCCAGCACCATACAGTCTGCATGGATTCAGAAGGTAGGTCCTTTACGTCCTTCTCTAGTTTGGGGGCGGAGTGTACCCTGGCCTAGACTTAGCCAGATTCCTGAGACCGTGGTCCTTGGAGCCTGGGTCTGTTCCATGGGTTGTGCCACACGTGGGTCCATGAGAGTCACTCTCATCCTCCTAGAGTCCTGGTGCCCTTCCAAGTGTGAGTTCAATGGGGGCCTATGTAGAGATTCTCCTAGGTCTCCTCCAAAACTGGGAAGAGACACTGCAGATCTCCTTCTGATCGCCCTGGGAGCAGTGACACACTCCCATGGACAGGGGCACTCACCTAGCCTGCCACCCATTTTGCCTATAGCACGCCGTCTGCTATTGctcatctctctccctcctcccacaggaAAAGCGTACAGCCTGGGCCGGGCTGAGTATGGGCGGCTGGGCCTTGGGGAGGGTGCTGAGGAGAAGAGCATACCCACCCTCATCTCCAGGCTGCCTGCTGTCTCCTCAGTGGCTTGTGGGGCCTCTGTGGGGTATGCTGTGACCAAGGATGGTGAGTGGGGCTGCCTACACTCTGTCTAGTTGGGTCCTGTGGGTCATGGTTCTTACCCAGTTCCCCAGTAGGCTGTGATGTCCACTCTCAGGTGGAGCCGAGGTGCAGACAGCAGTGTTTGTGATGCACTCTGTTCCTGCTTCTCAGAAGCTCTGGTGTTGATGAATATGAAATGAGTACACAAATTATTTTAGTAAAGGTGACTTATTATGCAGAGGAGAGAAATAGCAAAGAGTGAGATATCACTGAGGCCTAAGGAGGCAATGGGACTGGAACCCAAGTCTCCAGACTCCTAACCCAGGCTGCTCTCTCCATCAGGGTAACCTCTTCATATATCACCTTGTATGTGCCCGCTTCCCAGGCACTTGTACTTAGAATCTaaatcaggggaaaaaaagacttaGTAGTCAGAGTTGTAGCAAGTATGGCGGAGGAGGGTGTGAACAAGTGACCACCAAAGCCTGAGTAGATGAGAGGGACAGCCATGGAGGTCCTGTAGAAGCCTGGAGCTGGCAGAGGTGCTGGACCTGAGATATCTGGGAAGACTTCCTGAGGAAGTGGGGCTTGCACTGCACCTTGAAGGTTCCATTCTTTGTGAAAAGCAAAGAATgccattccaggcagaggaacatCAGGGCAGTCTCAAAGGTGGCTGGCCTGGGAACAGAGGGTGGGGTTGGGGTCTTGAATGCCACACCTAGGAGCAGCCTTTGGCAATGTGTAGGGACTGTGGTCTCTGGTTTACAGCGTTCTTTTTCATCCATCATCTCCTTGGGTTCTCCCAACTTCCCTGAACTCCGAGAGTCTGGGATCTTGCCAAGCTGCTGTTGGCCAAGGCCACAGTCCACACCCATCTCCCAGGTTTCTCCTGCCACAGAAAAGTGGGCTGGGGATCCTGGAGACAGCTAtacccatttctttctcttgcaggTCGTGTTTTCGCCTGGGGCATGGGCACCAACTACCAGCTGGGCACAGGGCAGGATGAGGACGCCTGGAGCCCTGTGGAGATGACGGGCAAACAGCTGGAGAACCGTGTGGTCTTATCTGTGTCCAGCGGGGGCCAGCATACAGTCTTATTAGTCAAGGACAAGGAACAGAGCTGATGAAGCCTCTGAGGGCCTGGCTTCTGTCCCACTCAACCTCCCTCACAGAACAGGGAAGCAGTGACAGCTGCAGATGGTAGCGGGCCTCTCCCCAGCCCTGAGCACTATGTCAGCTCCTGCCTTTTCCCATCAGCAGAACAGCatccttttcctatttttcttcctcctctttggaATTCTCCTGGGACCTACAGAATAAAGGAGGGGATGGACAGGGGATTTTCAGAAGGAACATGGCTCGTTCCAGAGCTATATGGTTAGATGTTTCTCCCCTTTTCCCTACCTTCCATGGTCCTGGTTGGCCCGGGTTTTACCTACTAGAAAACCAAAACCTCCCCCCTGGGGTTTGGTGCCCACTCTCTGAGAAGTTGGGCTCCATCAAGCCCCATTCTAGTCATGTGCCCCTTTCCTGTCCCTAACAGTCTACAGGCAAACAAATGGTATAGTCATAAGACCCGTCTGTCATGGACCCACGCCCAGAGGAACGTGCAGAAAAAGCAGAGCTGCATGGCTGTGGGCAACTGTAAGCCAAATATTTGGCTCGGAACAGGTGTCCATGGGACAAAAAAGAATGATCCTCCACTTGACCAAGAGAAAAATGATTCTCCCAGAAGCACAAAGCATACTCTTGCCCCTCAGGCATTGCCTTTGTCCATCGCACCCATCCATTCGTCTTTACCTGCAGCCAAGGGCCTGGAATCGCAAAGAGAAGCCATGCTGGGCTGGGCAGAGCAGAGCAggatgtggggtggggagagagggtggAGGGTTTTATAAACAAACTTAACAGCAATAGTAAAAGGGGAGGGATTGAGGGAAGGACGGAGTGTTGGAGGGCCAGTGACTAGTCCTGGGACAGAAACAGCAACTTGTACAGTGGCTGAGAAAATAGgatatagttttgatttttttaaattgtaaaatattttggaggtagaacaaaatcttttaacattttgaataaatttagAGTTTTATAAAATAGGCCATTTGTTTTCTACACACTCCCTGCTTTTTAAGGgagcacatactatgtgccaggcactgctgggAAAGACAGAATGAACTATAAACCTGGTGTTGAGGCTACAACCCAACTTAAGTGATGTCAAGATGTCCTTAGGTGCCAGCCAGCTGTCAGTGTGACTAACAAAGTCTTCAAATCtgtcaagaaggaagaaaaaagttgaGTTTTGTTTGGGTATTTCTGTTTCGGAGTCactggattatttttaaatgctgcatAGTACAATAGAGGTGGGGTGGATCTTTTAATGCCAAacgaagattttttttttttttcccctgagacagactttcttgtcgcccaggctggagtgcaatggcacaatctcg
It encodes:
- the RCC1 gene encoding regulator of chromosome condensation isoform X3; translation: MSPKRIAKRRSPPADAIPKSKKVKDARAAASRRIPGARSCQVSHRSHSTEPGLVLTLGQGDVGQLGLGENVMERKKPALVSIPEDVVQAEAGGMHTVCLSKSGQVYSFGCNDEGALGRDTSVEGSEMIPGKVELQEKVVQVSAGDSHTAALTEDGRVFLWGSFRDNNGVIGLLEPMKKSMVPVQVQLDVPVVKVASGNDHLVMLTAGGDLYTLGCGEQGQLGRVPELFANRGGRQGLERLLVPKCVMLKSRGSRGHVRFQDAFCGAYFTFAISHEGHVYGFGLSNYHQLGTPGTESCFIPQNLTSFKNSTKSWVGFSGGQHHTVCMDSEGKAYSLGRAEYGRLGLGEGAEEKSIPTLISRLPAVSSVACGASVGYAVTKDGRVFAWGMGTNYQLGTGQDEDAWSPVEMTGKQLENRVVLSVSSGGQHTVLLVKDKEQS
- the RCC1 gene encoding regulator of chromosome condensation isoform X1 yields the protein MQILGWPPGAAGLFVFLSRPGRGQRPAERMLWGSSRPGGERWSSLWPTCTEDRKMSPKRIAKRRSPPADAIPKSKKVKVSHRSHSTEPGLVLTLGQGDVGQLGLGENVMERKKPALVSIPEDVVQAEAGGMHTVCLSKSGQVYSFGCNDEGALGRDTSVEGSEMIPGKVELQEKVVQVSAGDSHTAALTEDGRVFLWGSFRDNNGVIGLLEPMKKSMVPVQVQLDVPVVKVASGNDHLVMLTAGGDLYTLGCGEQGQLGRVPELFANRGGRQGLERLLVPKCVMLKSRGSRGHVRFQDAFCGAYFTFAISHEGHVYGFGLSNYHQLGTPGTESCFIPQNLTSFKNSTKSWVGFSGGQHHTVCMDSEGKAYSLGRAEYGRLGLGEGAEEKSIPTLISRLPAVSSVACGASVGYAVTKDGRVFAWGMGTNYQLGTGQDEDAWSPVEMTGKQLENRVVLSVSSGGQHTVLLVKDKEQS
- the RCC1 gene encoding regulator of chromosome condensation isoform X2, which codes for MLWGSSRPGGERWSSLWPTCTEDRKMSPKRIAKRRSPPADAIPKSKKVKDARAAASRRIPGARSCQVSHRSHSTEPGLVLTLGQGDVGQLGLGENVMERKKPALVSIPEDVVQAEAGGMHTVCLSKSGQVYSFGCNDEGALGRDTSVEGSEMIPGKVELQEKVVQVSAGDSHTAALTEDGRVFLWGSFRDNNGVIGLLEPMKKSMVPVQVQLDVPVVKVASGNDHLVMLTAGGDLYTLGCGEQGQLGRVPELFANRGGRQGLERLLVPKCVMLKSRGSRGHVRFQDAFCGAYFTFAISHEGHVYGFGLSNYHQLGTPGTESCFIPQNLTSFKNSTKSWVGFSGGQHHTVCMDSEGKAYSLGRAEYGRLGLGEGAEEKSIPTLISRLPAVSSVACGASVGYAVTKDGRVFAWGMGTNYQLGTGQDEDAWSPVEMTGKQLENRVVLSVSSGGQHTVLLVKDKEQS